In the Oxyura jamaicensis isolate SHBP4307 breed ruddy duck chromosome 17 unlocalized genomic scaffold, BPBGC_Ojam_1.0 oxy17_random_OJ5290, whole genome shotgun sequence genome, one interval contains:
- the LOC118157991 gene encoding LIM/homeobox protein LMX-1.2-like, producing MDIATGPESLERCFTRGQSDCSKMLDGIKMEDHPLRSGPATLGVLLGSDCQHQAVCEGCQRPISDRFLMRVNESSWHEECLQCAVCQQALTTSCYFRDRKLYCKQDYQQ from the exons ATGGATATTGCAACAGGTCCCGAGTCCTTGGAAAGGTGCTTTACGCGGGGCCAGTCGGACTGCTCAAAGATGCTGGACGGTATTAAAATGGAAGATCACCCTCTGCGCTCGGGTCCGGCCACGTTAGGAGTGTTACTGG GGTCGGACTGCCAGCACCAGGCCGTGTGCGAAGGCTGCCAGAGGCCCATCTCGGATCGGTTTCTGATGAGGGTGAACGAGTCCTCCTGGCACGAAGAGTGTTTGCAGTGCGCGGTGTGTCAGCAAGCCCTCACCACCAGCTGCTACTTCCGGGACCGAAAGCTCTACTGCAAACAGGACTACCAACAGTAA